One window of the Saccopteryx bilineata isolate mSacBil1 chromosome 2, mSacBil1_pri_phased_curated, whole genome shotgun sequence genome contains the following:
- the LOC136323509 gene encoding olfactory receptor 1D2-like — MHGGNQSWVLEFILMKISESPEDQKILFWMFLSMYLVTVVGNVLIILAIGTDPRLHTPMYLFLANPSFTDLFFVTNTVPKTLVNLQSQNKAISYAGCLTQFYFLVSLVTLDNFTLITMAYDHYVAICRPLHYITAMIPGLCILLLSFCWVISFLYGLTLTLLMTRVTFCGPWKSHYIFCEMYVLLSLACSNTQLIYIVLIITGCFFFFIPSGFMIMSYIWIIKTILGLPSASSKYKDFSTCASHLAVVTLFYGMLGMVYLKPLHTYSMKYSVATVMYAVVTPMMNPFIYSLRNKDMHGALGRLLLGKAFQNLT, encoded by the coding sequence ATGCATGGAGGCAACCAAAGTTGGGTCTTAGAGTTCATACTTATGAAGATCTCAGAGAGTCCTGAAGACCAGAAGATCCTGTTTTGGATGTTCCTGTCCATGTACCTGGTCACAGTGGTGGGAAATGTACTCATCATTCTGGCCATAGGCACTGACCCACGCCTGCACACTCCCATGTACTTATTCTTGGCCAATCCCTCCTTCACCGACCTCTTCTTTGTCACCAACACAGTCCCCAAGACATTGGTGAACCTTCAGTCCCAGAACAAAGCCATCTCCTATGCAGGATGTCTAACACAGTTCTACTTCCTAGTCTCCTTGGTAACCCTGGATAACTTCACCCTGATCACGATGGCATATGACCACTATGTGGCCATCTGCCGTCCCCTCCACTATATCACAGCCATGATCCCTGGTCTCTGTATTTTGCTCCTCTCTTTCTGTTGGGTGATCTCTTTTCTCTATGGTctcaccctcaccctcctcaTGACTAGGGTGACCTTCTGTGGGCCCTGGAAGAGTCACTATATTTTTTGTGAGATGTACGTCCTCCTGAGTCTCGCGTGTTCCAACACCCAACTCATTTACATAGTGCTGATTATCACaggctgcttcttcttcttcattcccTCAGGGTTCATGATCATGTCCTATATATGGATTATTAAAACCATCCTTGGACTACCCTCAGCCTCTAGCAAGTACAAAGACTTCTCCACCTGTGCCTCACATTTGGCTGTGGTCACCCTTTTTTATGGGATGCTTGGTATGGTATATCTGAAACCCCTCCACACCTACTCTATGAAGTACTCAGTGGCCACAGTGATGTATGCTGTTGTCACCCCCATGATGAACCCTTTCATCTACAGCTTGAGGAACAAGGACATGCATGGGGCCCTGGGAAGACTCCTCCTAGGAAAAGCCTTCCAGAACTTGACATGA